The Haloterrigena turkmenica DSM 5511 genome includes the window CTCGCGATCGTCTGTAGTGCGGGTGGTGAACAGTGAAGCGGGACTACCTCGTCCTGTCCCTGCTGGCGTTCGCGACGTACAGTCTGGTCGCGCCCCTGCTGAAGATCGCGATGGAGTCGATTCCGAGCACGACCGCGGTCTTCCTGTCGAACGGGCTCATGACCGTGCTGCTCGGCGCGCTGATGGCCTACCGGGGGACGTCGCCGTGGCAGTACCTCTCACATCCGAAGGCGCCCTACATCGCGGTCTGGGGAACGTTCCTCGCCGTCGGTCTGCTGGCCTACTACCGGGCGCTGGCGCTCGGCCCCGTCAGCGTCGTCGTCCCGGTTTACGGGCTATTCATCGCGATCAGTTCAGTCATCGGAATCGTCGTCCTCGAGGAGTCCCTGACGCTCAGGAAGGGGCTGGGAATCGGCTTCGCCGTGCTCGCGGTCGTCCTCATGTCGCTGTAACCGCGTCGCGGGTCGGCGCCGACCGACGAGTCGGTCGCCACTGAATCCGAGGGTCCTATCGGAGTCGATCGCTGTCCGCAGTCAGTCGTCGCCCAGGGTCTCGAGGTCATCGGGCCCGCAGCCGAGCGATCTGTGCGGGCAGTACTGACAGTGATCGCCCGGCGTCGTCTCGACGAACGAGGGATCGTCGACCGCCGCGAGGCGCTCGCGGACGGTCGGCCACGGGGGCAGTTCGTCCGCGTCGAGCAGGTCGACGCGCGGCCCGACGGCCTCGCTGACGTAGACGTAGCCGACCGCCGCCACCGGCTCGTCGAACCGCCGCTCGCAGGCGCGGGCGTACAGCGCCAGTTGCGTGGCGTCGGCGGGCGCGATCCGTTCGGCCGTCGCCTTGTAGTCGAGCACCGCCAGCTCGCCGTCGGGCGTCCGCCGAATCGAGTC containing:
- a CDS encoding EamA family transporter, translated to MKRDYLVLSLLAFATYSLVAPLLKIAMESIPSTTAVFLSNGLMTVLLGALMAYRGTSPWQYLSHPKAPYIAVWGTFLAVGLLAYYRALALGPVSVVVPVYGLFIAISSVIGIVVLEESLTLRKGLGIGFAVLAVVLMSL